In Harpia harpyja isolate bHarHar1 chromosome 12, bHarHar1 primary haplotype, whole genome shotgun sequence, a single window of DNA contains:
- the HRG gene encoding LOW QUALITY PROTEIN: histidine-rich glycoprotein (The sequence of the model RefSeq protein was modified relative to this genomic sequence to represent the inferred CDS: inserted 2 bases in 2 codons; substituted 3 bases at 3 genomic stop codons) — protein MGLPTTANKMLLLASAFFLTLLQCSNAPXKPSITPADCNTIETDAGVALDLVNRHRRDGYGFGLFRVADAHKLHIGNSSVLYLTLDVLHTECSVLSRRHCESREYSDTYCMDFGQCKITTYTSQLLKKSQLYGFNCTLSPVPPDLLECKDFPVKVEVLDVTEQHKNIAEKALEKFNGEGXHTNYFNVDKVEKILKTTASCEGHILGFSIKETNCSKSTQQANQALECDFLDDWHAHVRFCKARIISDPDEPGGTDTSCEIYHPRQHDYGQRCRYSTLGQTHRHPHPHQHFGHGHRHRHHHRHRCPPSSQSRPKDPEHNHSFNEEHQDRHEGPAPPPPHCGGPHHHFPPPPHDGPHPLPQAEPQHPPSAPPSHDAPHHPPPSQEELHYLPSSPPPHDERYNPPRGPHHGPHCPPPPHGPHHPHPPPHRRPHWPSPPLHRXHCHHPPPHCGXHHAPPPGHPPHLYHHYYRHHCNKTSISGKYFPSQITGAVYCIPALNQPDSLTPPTANFPELSQSNPHSSSTGEGIPFTGSSLKQMPEAPGFPDHTKXSKACPENPILVLPKSLPLFPHSSMAENPPT, from the exons ATGGGCTTACCTACCACCGCAAACAAAATGCTGCTTCTAGCTTCAGCTTTTTTCCTAACACTACTGCAGTGCTCTAATGCCC CAAAACCAAGCATTACACCTGCAGACTGTAACACCATTGAAACAGATGCAGGAGTGGCCCTGGATCTGGTCAACAGACATCGCAGAGATGGCTATGGGTTTGGTTTATTCCGTGTTGCTGATGCACACAAACTACATATA GGAAATTCATCAGTCCTCTATTTAACTTTGGATGTGCTGCACACTGAATGCTCTGTATTATCCAGAAGACACTGCGAGTCTCGTGAATACAGTGACACCTATTGCATG gaCTTTGGGCAATGTAAGATTACCACATATACAAGCCAGCTGCTGAAGAAATCTCAGCTATATGGATTTAATTGTACATTAAGTCCAG TTCCTCCTGATTTATTAGAGTGCAAAGATTTTCCTGTGAAAGTTGAAGTCTTAGACGTCACCGAGCAacataaaaatattgctgaaaaggcCCTGGAGAAATTCAACGGTGAGG AACACACAAACTACTTCAACGTGGACAAAgttgaaaagattttaaagacg ACTGCCTCCTGTGAAGGTCACATTTTAGGATTCTCTATAAAAGAGACCAACTGTTCCAAATCCACACAGCAAGCAAATCAGGCATTGGAATGTGATTTTCTGGATGACTGGCATGCT cATGTGCGATTCTGCAAGGCAAGAATTATCAGTGATCCAGATGAACCTGGTGGAACAGATACAAGCTGTGAAATCTACCATCCCCGG CAGCATGACTATGGGCAAAGATGCAGATATTCAACTCtgggacagacacacagacatccccatccccatcaaCATTTTGGTCACGGACATCGTCACAGACATCATCACAGGCACAGATGTCCACCCTCTTCTCAATCCAGACCTAAAGACCCTGAGCATAACCATAGTTTCAATGAAGAACATCAAGACAGACATGAAGgacctgctcctcctcctccccactgcGGTGGACCACATcaccactttcctcctcctccccatgatgGACCACATCCTCTTCCCCAAGCAGAACCACAACAtcccccttctgctcctccttcccATGATGCACCACatcatcctcctccttcccaaGAGGAATTACATTatcttccttcttctcctcccccccatGATGAACGATATAATCCTCCTCGTGGTCCCCATCATGGACCACACTGTCCTCCCCCTCCTCATGGACCACATCACCCCCACCCTCCTCCCCATCGTAGACCACACTGGCCTTCTCCCCCTCTTCACAGATGACATTGCCACCATCCTCCTCCCCACTGTGGGTGACATCATGCTCCTCCTCCAGGACACCCTCCTCATCTCTATCATCACTATTACAGACATCACTGCAACAAGACAAGCATATCTGGAAAGTACTTTCCATCCCAAATAACAGGAGCTGTCTATTGCATTCCAGCTCTAAATCAGCCGGATTCTCTCACACCTCCCACTGCAAATTTTCCTGAGCTATC CCAGAGCAACCCTCACTCCTCCAGCACTGGTGAAGGTATTCCCTTCACTGGCTCAAGTCTAAAGCAGATGCCAGAAGCTCCTGGTTTTCCAGATCACACTAAATAATCAAAGGCATGCCCAGAAAACCCCATACTTGTTCTTCCAAAAAGTTTGCCTTTATTTCCACATAGCTCCATGGCAGAAAATCCTCCTACATGA